The proteins below are encoded in one region of Mangifera indica cultivar Alphonso chromosome 7, CATAS_Mindica_2.1, whole genome shotgun sequence:
- the LOC123221093 gene encoding uncharacterized protein LOC123221093 isoform X1, which produces MQTRGNETHGVHVCHKCGWPFPNPHPSAKHRRAHRKVCGTIEGYKLNESQDLNLSDEDNHSDEDPTTPSPKPVERSIDEKHSSGISKRSNRLEEELFSDAVEEFIDSGLSPGLQHNLEFERMLDEKDRTVFFSFKDSEVTDVSEPLGSSTDGIQTQNPEVPGNTADLLQDNLAPQVRVSNTNEAPVVNVTDDQNRLSHHLVPIKPELLTDASQEIKIINAGEDLTEGLMAHAELEANVKGIGEISSDGDSVLLFPGECTGQTFGLGSNPQEKEITVDVMPSDGNVFMKEEQGAEIASDMSLSEPTTEVDSFEHMVSIDTAQVKVSAQQRLDVAASDNSCKGLNGRGEGKENVHELSVPSDIPEGDNAEVKLQEFKDYKGFNFLQSVTSDLVSSEITKDKKDDVEDPLSVDNCTHFYLLQSSEVTKASASEMNVFEDNLLVEGRVPMINSLSSDGKSDDHHKMLNEVNPMIASLDANAVSMNDSGHHEKGIAKIGDVAGEEENERPRVANYEEIRVKTFEAATNLPEFQVNPATKLHENDEASDHEKAIVEQCDVVAVASRGQSTGGKHFLQTETAFESGSILHESLCDARDVVNVSETKLPETKFTNFDAVSTTMDDVVAVASRGQSTGGKHFLQTETAFESGSILHESLCDAGDVVNVSETKLLETKFTNFDAVSTTTDVGKQLEIDGNDKAEGECVAEHGRNLMILDRNSEDHAMKDSLVSPSNTEVSIQSSVAFADTKKLGAEESETNLLETKFTNFDAVSTTTDVGKQLEIDGNDKAKGECVAEHGRNLMILDRNSEDHAMKDSLVSPSNTEVSIQSSVAFADTKKLGAEDSGINQSLQKETDNNNPVKHQLGASVIDVSVDSLSQTDSLEGNWGSISVLSTQSDTVPIIDSETLASTDYPASKAAEETNSKNPEGVTERQHSQKSDIFEAPSFMTLVEPGGGVHQKGSASASMTSENTQQQKVPSSQAGWFPSLTNVVNESQGRKKNEEIIAKVTNWSTGKQHTPLKNLLSEANHKTKPKSPNPRENRTPVLQKDETTTEDNGALAPTVSSIVNPGVSASEPAKRDTGKEYNSHASYNADIKREKRKVKGRPYWAQFMCCSSVN; this is translated from the exons ATGCAAACGCGAG GGAATGAAACTCATGGAGTTCACGTGTGTCACAAATGTGGATGGCCCTTTCCAAATCCACATCCAAGTGCTAAACACAGGCGTGCGCACAGGAAGGTTTGTGGAACTATTGAAGGTTACAAGCTGAATGAGTCGCAAGATCTCAATCTTTCTGATGAAGATAACCACTCTGATGAAGATCCAACTACCCCTA GTCCAAAACCTGTGGAGAGAAGCATTGATGAGAAGCACAGTAGTGGAATTAGTAAAAGATCGAATAGATTGGAAGAAGAATTATTTTCAGATGCTGTGGAAGAATTTATTGATAGTGGCTTAAGTCCGGGGCTTCAACATAATTTGGAGTTTGAAAGGATGCTTGATGAGAAAGATCGTACtgtcttcttttcttttaaggACAGTGAAGTTACTG ATGTCAGTGAACCTCTAGGCAGTTCAACTGATGGCATCCAAACACAAAACCCTGAAGTTCCTGGAAATACAGCTGATCTTCTACAGGATAATCTCGCGCCCCAAGTTCGTGTGTCTAACACCAATGAAGCTCCAGTTGTTAATGTTACTGATGATCAAAATCGGTTGTCTCATCACTTGGTCCCCATTAAACCTGAATTACTAACAGATGCTTCACAAGAGATTAAGATAATTAATGCTGGTGAAGATTTGACTGAAGGCTTGATGGCACATGCTGAGCTAGAGGCCAATGTGAAGGGAATTGGTGAAATCAGTTCAGATGGGGATTCAGTTCTCCTCTTTCCTGGTGAATGTACAGGGCAAACATTTGGCTTGGGGTCTAACCCTCAAGAGAAGGAGATTACAGTGGATGTAATGCCATCTGATGGAAATGTTTTTATGAAGGAAGAGCAAGGTGCTGAGATTGCTTCTGATATGTCCTTGAGTGAACCAACCACTGAAGTTGATTCTTTTGAGCATATGGTTTCTATTGATACTGCTCAAGTTAAGGTTAGTGCTCAACAAAGACTAGACGTGGCAGCTTCAGACAATTCATGTAAGGGTTTGAATGGAAGGggagaagggaaagaaaatgtgCACGAGCTTTCTGTACCATCTGATATTCCTGAGGGAGACAATGCGGAGGTGAAGCTCCAAGAATTTAAAGATTATAAGGGATTCAACTTTCTCCAGTCTGTAACATCAGATTTGGTTTCAAGTGAAATAACTAAAGACAAGAAAGATGATGTTGAAGATCCTCTTTCAGTGGATAATTGTACACACTTCTATTTGTTACAGTCAAGTGAAGTCACCAAGGCATCTGCTTCAGAGATGAATGTTTTTGAAGATAACCTTTTGGTTGAAGGTAGAGTGCCAATGATAAATAGCTTGTCTAGTGATGGGAAAAGTGATGATCATCACAAGATGTTGAATGAAGTGAATCCTATGATTGCCTCTTTGGATGCTAATGCTGTGAGCATGAATGATTCTGGTCATCATGAGAAGGGTATTGCCAAAATTGGTGATGTAGCTGGAGAGGAAGAGAATGAAAGACCAAGAGTAGCAAATTATGAGGAAATTAGAGTAAAAACTTTTGAAGCAGCTACTAATCTCCCTGAATTCCAAGTCAATCCAGCAACTAAGTTACATGAAAATGATGAAGCTAGTGATCATGAGAAGGCTATAGTTGAACAATGTGATGTAGTAGCAGTTGCTAGCAGGGGACAATCTACAGGAGGAAAACACTTTTTGCAGACAGAAACAGCTTTTGAATCTGGTAGCATCCTTCATGAATCCCTTTGTGATGCTCGTGATGTGGTGAATGTGTCTGAGACAAAGTTACCAGAAACCAAGTTCACAAACTTCGATGCAGTTTCTACTACTATGGATGATGTAGTGGCAGTTGCTAGCAGGGGACAATCTACAGGAGGAAAACACTTTTTGCAGACAGAAACAGCTTTTGAATCTGGTAGCATCCTTCATGAATCCCTTTGTGATGCTGGTGATGTGGTGAATGTGTCTGAGACAAAGTTGCTAGAAACCAAGTTCACAAACTTCGATGCAGTTTCTACTACTACGGATGTTGGAAAGCAACTTGAAATTGATGGCAATGACAAAGCAGAGGGAGAGTGTGTTGCTGAACATGGAAGAAATCTTATGATATTAGACAGAAATTCAGAAGACCATGCAATGAAAGATTCTCTTGTTTCTCCTTCAAATACTGAAGTTTCCATACAAAGTTCTGTTGCTTTTGCTGATACCAAAAAGTTAGGTGCAGAAGAGTCTGAGACAAATTTACTAGAAACCAAGTTCACAAACTTCGATGCAGTTTCTACTACTACGGATGTTGGAAAGCAACTTGAAATTGATGGCAATGACAAAGCAAAGGGAGAGTGTGTTGCTGAACATGGAAGAAATCTTATGATATTAGACAGAAATTCAGAAGACCATGCAATGAAAGATTCTCTTGTTTCTCCTTCAAATACTGAAGTTTCTATACAAAGTTCTGTTGCTTTTGCTGATACCAAAAAGTTAGGTGCAGAAGATTCTGGTATTAATCAGTCTTTGCAAAAAGAAACTGATAATAATAATCCTGTAAAACATCAGCTTGGTGCATCTGTCATTGATGTTTCAGTTGATTCATTGAGCCAAACTGATAGTCTGGAAGGTAACTGGGGTTCAATTTCAG TGCTTTCAACACAATCAGATACAGTGCCCATTATTGATTCTGAAACATTAGCGTCAACTGATTACCCAGCATCAAAAGCAGCTGAGGAAACCAACTCAAAGAACCCAGAAGGTGTAACCGAGAGACAACATTCTCAAAAATCAGACATTTTTGAGGCGCCATCTTTCATGACATTGGTTGAACCTGGAGGTGGGGTTCACCAGAAAGGTTCTGCTTCTGCTAGCATGACATCAGAGAATACACAGCAGCAAAAAGTTCCATCTTCACAAGCTGGTTGGTTTCCATCTCTCACAAATGTTGTGAATGAGTCTCAAGGGAgaaagaagaatgaagaaattattGCCAAGGTCACAAACTGGAGTACTGGAAAGCAACATACTCCTTTGAAGAACCTTCTGAGTGAAGCCAATCATAAAACCAAACCAAAGTCTCCTAACCCTAGGGAAAATAGAACTCCTGTTCTTCAAAAAGATGAAACCACAACAGAAGATAATGGTGCTCTTGCTCCAACAGTGAGCTCAATTGTGAACCCTGGAGTATCCGCAAGTGAACCTGCAAAGAGGGATACTGGGAAGGAATATAATTCTCACGCAAGTTATAATGCAGATATTAAGAGAGAGAAGAGGAAAGTGAAGGGGAGACCATACTGGGCACAGTTTATGTGTTGCTCATCTGTAAATTAG
- the LOC123221093 gene encoding uncharacterized protein LOC123221093 isoform X3, which yields MQTRGNETHGVHVCHKCGWPFPNPHPSAKHRRAHRKVCGTIEGYKLNESQDLNLSDEDNHSDEDPTTPSPKPVERSIDEKHSSGISKRSNRLEEELFSDAVEEFIDSGLSPGLQHNLEFERMLDEKDRTVFFSFKDSEVTDVSEPLGSSTDGIQTQNPEVPGNTADLLQDNLAPQVRVSNTNEAPVVNVTDDQNRLSHHLVPIKPELLTDASQEIKIINAGEDLTEGLMAHAELEANVKGIGEISSDGDSVLLFPGECTGQTFGLGSNPQEKEITVDVMPSDGNVFMKEEQGAEIASDMSLSEPTTEVDSFEHMVSIDTAQVKVSAQQRLDVAASDNSCKGLNGRGEGKENVHELSVPSDIPEGDNAEVKLQEFKDYKGFNFLQSVTSDLVSSEITKDKKDDVEDPLSVDNCTHFYLLQSSEVTKASASEMNVFEDNLLVEGRVPMINSLSSDGKSDDHHKMLNEVNPMIASLDANAVSMNDSGHHEKGIAKIGDVAGEEENERPRVANYEEIRVKTFEAATNLPEFQVNPATKLHENDEASDHEKAIVEQCDVVAVASRGQSTGGKHFLQTETAFESGSILHESLCDARDVVNVSETKLPETKFTNFDAVSTTMDDVVAVASRGQSTGGKHFLQTETAFESGSILHESLCDAGDVVNVSETKLLETKFTNFDAVSTTTDVGKQLEIDGNDKAKGECVAEHGRNLMILDRNSEDHAMKDSLVSPSNTEVSIQSSVAFADTKKLGAEDSGINQSLQKETDNNNPVKHQLGASVIDVSVDSLSQTDSLEGNWGSISVLSTQSDTVPIIDSETLASTDYPASKAAEETNSKNPEGVTERQHSQKSDIFEAPSFMTLVEPGGGVHQKGSASASMTSENTQQQKVPSSQAGWFPSLTNVVNESQGRKKNEEIIAKVTNWSTGKQHTPLKNLLSEANHKTKPKSPNPRENRTPVLQKDETTTEDNGALAPTVSSIVNPGVSASEPAKRDTGKEYNSHASYNADIKREKRKVKGRPYWAQFMCCSSVN from the exons ATGCAAACGCGAG GGAATGAAACTCATGGAGTTCACGTGTGTCACAAATGTGGATGGCCCTTTCCAAATCCACATCCAAGTGCTAAACACAGGCGTGCGCACAGGAAGGTTTGTGGAACTATTGAAGGTTACAAGCTGAATGAGTCGCAAGATCTCAATCTTTCTGATGAAGATAACCACTCTGATGAAGATCCAACTACCCCTA GTCCAAAACCTGTGGAGAGAAGCATTGATGAGAAGCACAGTAGTGGAATTAGTAAAAGATCGAATAGATTGGAAGAAGAATTATTTTCAGATGCTGTGGAAGAATTTATTGATAGTGGCTTAAGTCCGGGGCTTCAACATAATTTGGAGTTTGAAAGGATGCTTGATGAGAAAGATCGTACtgtcttcttttcttttaaggACAGTGAAGTTACTG ATGTCAGTGAACCTCTAGGCAGTTCAACTGATGGCATCCAAACACAAAACCCTGAAGTTCCTGGAAATACAGCTGATCTTCTACAGGATAATCTCGCGCCCCAAGTTCGTGTGTCTAACACCAATGAAGCTCCAGTTGTTAATGTTACTGATGATCAAAATCGGTTGTCTCATCACTTGGTCCCCATTAAACCTGAATTACTAACAGATGCTTCACAAGAGATTAAGATAATTAATGCTGGTGAAGATTTGACTGAAGGCTTGATGGCACATGCTGAGCTAGAGGCCAATGTGAAGGGAATTGGTGAAATCAGTTCAGATGGGGATTCAGTTCTCCTCTTTCCTGGTGAATGTACAGGGCAAACATTTGGCTTGGGGTCTAACCCTCAAGAGAAGGAGATTACAGTGGATGTAATGCCATCTGATGGAAATGTTTTTATGAAGGAAGAGCAAGGTGCTGAGATTGCTTCTGATATGTCCTTGAGTGAACCAACCACTGAAGTTGATTCTTTTGAGCATATGGTTTCTATTGATACTGCTCAAGTTAAGGTTAGTGCTCAACAAAGACTAGACGTGGCAGCTTCAGACAATTCATGTAAGGGTTTGAATGGAAGGggagaagggaaagaaaatgtgCACGAGCTTTCTGTACCATCTGATATTCCTGAGGGAGACAATGCGGAGGTGAAGCTCCAAGAATTTAAAGATTATAAGGGATTCAACTTTCTCCAGTCTGTAACATCAGATTTGGTTTCAAGTGAAATAACTAAAGACAAGAAAGATGATGTTGAAGATCCTCTTTCAGTGGATAATTGTACACACTTCTATTTGTTACAGTCAAGTGAAGTCACCAAGGCATCTGCTTCAGAGATGAATGTTTTTGAAGATAACCTTTTGGTTGAAGGTAGAGTGCCAATGATAAATAGCTTGTCTAGTGATGGGAAAAGTGATGATCATCACAAGATGTTGAATGAAGTGAATCCTATGATTGCCTCTTTGGATGCTAATGCTGTGAGCATGAATGATTCTGGTCATCATGAGAAGGGTATTGCCAAAATTGGTGATGTAGCTGGAGAGGAAGAGAATGAAAGACCAAGAGTAGCAAATTATGAGGAAATTAGAGTAAAAACTTTTGAAGCAGCTACTAATCTCCCTGAATTCCAAGTCAATCCAGCAACTAAGTTACATGAAAATGATGAAGCTAGTGATCATGAGAAGGCTATAGTTGAACAATGTGATGTAGTAGCAGTTGCTAGCAGGGGACAATCTACAGGAGGAAAACACTTTTTGCAGACAGAAACAGCTTTTGAATCTGGTAGCATCCTTCATGAATCCCTTTGTGATGCTCGTGATGTGGTGAATGTGTCTGAGACAAAGTTACCAGAAACCAAGTTCACAAACTTCGATGCAGTTTCTACTACTATGGATGATGTAGTGGCAGTTGCTAGCAGGGGACAATCTACAGGAGGAAAACACTTTTTGCAGACAGAAACAGCTTTTGAATCTGGTAGCATCCTTCATGAATCCCTTTGTGATGCTGGTGATGTGGTGAATGTGTCTGAGACAAAGTTGCTAGAAACCAAG TTCACAAACTTCGATGCAGTTTCTACTACTACGGATGTTGGAAAGCAACTTGAAATTGATGGCAATGACAAAGCAAAGGGAGAGTGTGTTGCTGAACATGGAAGAAATCTTATGATATTAGACAGAAATTCAGAAGACCATGCAATGAAAGATTCTCTTGTTTCTCCTTCAAATACTGAAGTTTCTATACAAAGTTCTGTTGCTTTTGCTGATACCAAAAAGTTAGGTGCAGAAGATTCTGGTATTAATCAGTCTTTGCAAAAAGAAACTGATAATAATAATCCTGTAAAACATCAGCTTGGTGCATCTGTCATTGATGTTTCAGTTGATTCATTGAGCCAAACTGATAGTCTGGAAGGTAACTGGGGTTCAATTTCAG TGCTTTCAACACAATCAGATACAGTGCCCATTATTGATTCTGAAACATTAGCGTCAACTGATTACCCAGCATCAAAAGCAGCTGAGGAAACCAACTCAAAGAACCCAGAAGGTGTAACCGAGAGACAACATTCTCAAAAATCAGACATTTTTGAGGCGCCATCTTTCATGACATTGGTTGAACCTGGAGGTGGGGTTCACCAGAAAGGTTCTGCTTCTGCTAGCATGACATCAGAGAATACACAGCAGCAAAAAGTTCCATCTTCACAAGCTGGTTGGTTTCCATCTCTCACAAATGTTGTGAATGAGTCTCAAGGGAgaaagaagaatgaagaaattattGCCAAGGTCACAAACTGGAGTACTGGAAAGCAACATACTCCTTTGAAGAACCTTCTGAGTGAAGCCAATCATAAAACCAAACCAAAGTCTCCTAACCCTAGGGAAAATAGAACTCCTGTTCTTCAAAAAGATGAAACCACAACAGAAGATAATGGTGCTCTTGCTCCAACAGTGAGCTCAATTGTGAACCCTGGAGTATCCGCAAGTGAACCTGCAAAGAGGGATACTGGGAAGGAATATAATTCTCACGCAAGTTATAATGCAGATATTAAGAGAGAGAAGAGGAAAGTGAAGGGGAGACCATACTGGGCACAGTTTATGTGTTGCTCATCTGTAAATTAG
- the LOC123221093 gene encoding uncharacterized protein LOC123221093 isoform X2 produces MQTRGNETHGVHVCHKCGWPFPNPHPSAKHRRAHRKVCGTIEGYKLNESQDLNLSDEDNHSDEDPTTPSPKPVERSIDEKHSSGISKRSNRLEEELFSDAVEEFIDSGLSPGLQHNLEFERMLDEKDRTVFFSFKDSEVTDVSEPLGSSTDGIQTQNPEVPGNTADLLQDNLAPQVRVSNTNEAPVVNVTDDQNRLSHHLVPIKPELLTDASQEIKIINAGEDLTEGLMAHAELEANVKGIGEISSDGDSVLLFPGECTGQTFGLGSNPQEKEITVDVMPSDGNVFMKEEQGAEIASDMSLSEPTTEVDSFEHMVSIDTAQVKVSAQQRLDVAASDNSCKGLNGRGEGKENVHELSVPSDIPEGDNAEVKLQEFKDYKGFNFLQSVTSDLVSSEITKDKKDDVEDPLSVDNCTHFYLLQSSEVTKASASEMNVFEDNLLVEGRVPMINSLSSDGKSDDHHKMLNEVNPMIASLDANAVSMNDSGHHEKGIAKIGDVAGEEENERPRVANYEEIRVKTFEAATNLPEFQVNPATKLHENDEASDHEKAIVEQCDVVAVASRGQSTGGKHFLQTETAFESGSILHESLCDAGDVVNVSETKLLETKFTNFDAVSTTTDVGKQLEIDGNDKAEGECVAEHGRNLMILDRNSEDHAMKDSLVSPSNTEVSIQSSVAFADTKKLGAEESETNLLETKFTNFDAVSTTTDVGKQLEIDGNDKAKGECVAEHGRNLMILDRNSEDHAMKDSLVSPSNTEVSIQSSVAFADTKKLGAEDSGINQSLQKETDNNNPVKHQLGASVIDVSVDSLSQTDSLEGNWGSISVLSTQSDTVPIIDSETLASTDYPASKAAEETNSKNPEGVTERQHSQKSDIFEAPSFMTLVEPGGGVHQKGSASASMTSENTQQQKVPSSQAGWFPSLTNVVNESQGRKKNEEIIAKVTNWSTGKQHTPLKNLLSEANHKTKPKSPNPRENRTPVLQKDETTTEDNGALAPTVSSIVNPGVSASEPAKRDTGKEYNSHASYNADIKREKRKVKGRPYWAQFMCCSSVN; encoded by the exons ATGCAAACGCGAG GGAATGAAACTCATGGAGTTCACGTGTGTCACAAATGTGGATGGCCCTTTCCAAATCCACATCCAAGTGCTAAACACAGGCGTGCGCACAGGAAGGTTTGTGGAACTATTGAAGGTTACAAGCTGAATGAGTCGCAAGATCTCAATCTTTCTGATGAAGATAACCACTCTGATGAAGATCCAACTACCCCTA GTCCAAAACCTGTGGAGAGAAGCATTGATGAGAAGCACAGTAGTGGAATTAGTAAAAGATCGAATAGATTGGAAGAAGAATTATTTTCAGATGCTGTGGAAGAATTTATTGATAGTGGCTTAAGTCCGGGGCTTCAACATAATTTGGAGTTTGAAAGGATGCTTGATGAGAAAGATCGTACtgtcttcttttcttttaaggACAGTGAAGTTACTG ATGTCAGTGAACCTCTAGGCAGTTCAACTGATGGCATCCAAACACAAAACCCTGAAGTTCCTGGAAATACAGCTGATCTTCTACAGGATAATCTCGCGCCCCAAGTTCGTGTGTCTAACACCAATGAAGCTCCAGTTGTTAATGTTACTGATGATCAAAATCGGTTGTCTCATCACTTGGTCCCCATTAAACCTGAATTACTAACAGATGCTTCACAAGAGATTAAGATAATTAATGCTGGTGAAGATTTGACTGAAGGCTTGATGGCACATGCTGAGCTAGAGGCCAATGTGAAGGGAATTGGTGAAATCAGTTCAGATGGGGATTCAGTTCTCCTCTTTCCTGGTGAATGTACAGGGCAAACATTTGGCTTGGGGTCTAACCCTCAAGAGAAGGAGATTACAGTGGATGTAATGCCATCTGATGGAAATGTTTTTATGAAGGAAGAGCAAGGTGCTGAGATTGCTTCTGATATGTCCTTGAGTGAACCAACCACTGAAGTTGATTCTTTTGAGCATATGGTTTCTATTGATACTGCTCAAGTTAAGGTTAGTGCTCAACAAAGACTAGACGTGGCAGCTTCAGACAATTCATGTAAGGGTTTGAATGGAAGGggagaagggaaagaaaatgtgCACGAGCTTTCTGTACCATCTGATATTCCTGAGGGAGACAATGCGGAGGTGAAGCTCCAAGAATTTAAAGATTATAAGGGATTCAACTTTCTCCAGTCTGTAACATCAGATTTGGTTTCAAGTGAAATAACTAAAGACAAGAAAGATGATGTTGAAGATCCTCTTTCAGTGGATAATTGTACACACTTCTATTTGTTACAGTCAAGTGAAGTCACCAAGGCATCTGCTTCAGAGATGAATGTTTTTGAAGATAACCTTTTGGTTGAAGGTAGAGTGCCAATGATAAATAGCTTGTCTAGTGATGGGAAAAGTGATGATCATCACAAGATGTTGAATGAAGTGAATCCTATGATTGCCTCTTTGGATGCTAATGCTGTGAGCATGAATGATTCTGGTCATCATGAGAAGGGTATTGCCAAAATTGGTGATGTAGCTGGAGAGGAAGAGAATGAAAGACCAAGAGTAGCAAATTATGAGGAAATTAGAGTAAAAACTTTTGAAGCAGCTACTAATCTCCCTGAATTCCAAGTCAATCCAGCAACTAAGTTACATGAAAATGATGAAGCTAGTGATCATGAGAAGGCTATAGTTGAACAATGTGATGTAGTAGCAGTTGCTAGCAGGGGACAATCTACAG GAGGAAAACACTTTTTGCAGACAGAAACAGCTTTTGAATCTGGTAGCATCCTTCATGAATCCCTTTGTGATGCTGGTGATGTGGTGAATGTGTCTGAGACAAAGTTGCTAGAAACCAAGTTCACAAACTTCGATGCAGTTTCTACTACTACGGATGTTGGAAAGCAACTTGAAATTGATGGCAATGACAAAGCAGAGGGAGAGTGTGTTGCTGAACATGGAAGAAATCTTATGATATTAGACAGAAATTCAGAAGACCATGCAATGAAAGATTCTCTTGTTTCTCCTTCAAATACTGAAGTTTCCATACAAAGTTCTGTTGCTTTTGCTGATACCAAAAAGTTAGGTGCAGAAGAGTCTGAGACAAATTTACTAGAAACCAAGTTCACAAACTTCGATGCAGTTTCTACTACTACGGATGTTGGAAAGCAACTTGAAATTGATGGCAATGACAAAGCAAAGGGAGAGTGTGTTGCTGAACATGGAAGAAATCTTATGATATTAGACAGAAATTCAGAAGACCATGCAATGAAAGATTCTCTTGTTTCTCCTTCAAATACTGAAGTTTCTATACAAAGTTCTGTTGCTTTTGCTGATACCAAAAAGTTAGGTGCAGAAGATTCTGGTATTAATCAGTCTTTGCAAAAAGAAACTGATAATAATAATCCTGTAAAACATCAGCTTGGTGCATCTGTCATTGATGTTTCAGTTGATTCATTGAGCCAAACTGATAGTCTGGAAGGTAACTGGGGTTCAATTTCAG TGCTTTCAACACAATCAGATACAGTGCCCATTATTGATTCTGAAACATTAGCGTCAACTGATTACCCAGCATCAAAAGCAGCTGAGGAAACCAACTCAAAGAACCCAGAAGGTGTAACCGAGAGACAACATTCTCAAAAATCAGACATTTTTGAGGCGCCATCTTTCATGACATTGGTTGAACCTGGAGGTGGGGTTCACCAGAAAGGTTCTGCTTCTGCTAGCATGACATCAGAGAATACACAGCAGCAAAAAGTTCCATCTTCACAAGCTGGTTGGTTTCCATCTCTCACAAATGTTGTGAATGAGTCTCAAGGGAgaaagaagaatgaagaaattattGCCAAGGTCACAAACTGGAGTACTGGAAAGCAACATACTCCTTTGAAGAACCTTCTGAGTGAAGCCAATCATAAAACCAAACCAAAGTCTCCTAACCCTAGGGAAAATAGAACTCCTGTTCTTCAAAAAGATGAAACCACAACAGAAGATAATGGTGCTCTTGCTCCAACAGTGAGCTCAATTGTGAACCCTGGAGTATCCGCAAGTGAACCTGCAAAGAGGGATACTGGGAAGGAATATAATTCTCACGCAAGTTATAATGCAGATATTAAGAGAGAGAAGAGGAAAGTGAAGGGGAGACCATACTGGGCACAGTTTATGTGTTGCTCATCTGTAAATTAG